The following proteins come from a genomic window of Candidatus Francisella endociliophora:
- the murQ gene encoding N-acetylmuramic acid 6-phosphate etherase, whose product MNILKNINTERRNPKSLNLDSMALSDAISLMIEEEYGVIEALKEQHSNLVNVIEKTSAALKNDGRIIYVGAGTSGRLGILDAVECPPTFSVDYNTVVGLIAGGEKAFIEAQEGAEDDPNFGENDLKKINLTSKDIVVGIAASGRTPYVIGALEYANFIGAETVAVSCTKQAKISQYAKYHIEAVPGPEVLTGSTRLKAGTTQKLILNMISTLSMVSVGKVYQNLMVDVKPTNEKLVERSKNIICEATGVDYETAQRFYTKAAKSVKVAIVMILNDCDYDQALAILKNNRNFIKS is encoded by the coding sequence ATGAATATATTAAAAAATATAAATACTGAGAGAAGAAATCCAAAAAGTTTAAATCTTGATTCAATGGCATTATCAGATGCTATTAGTCTTATGATAGAAGAAGAGTATGGAGTTATCGAAGCATTAAAAGAGCAGCACTCTAACTTGGTAAATGTTATTGAAAAAACATCTGCTGCATTGAAAAATGATGGTAGGATTATTTATGTTGGTGCTGGGACAAGTGGACGTTTAGGAATTCTAGATGCTGTAGAGTGTCCACCGACGTTTAGTGTTGACTATAATACAGTTGTTGGCTTGATAGCTGGTGGTGAAAAAGCATTTATAGAAGCACAAGAGGGCGCTGAAGATGATCCAAACTTTGGTGAAAATGATCTTAAGAAAATAAACTTGACAAGTAAGGATATTGTTGTTGGAATTGCTGCAAGTGGTAGAACACCGTATGTAATAGGTGCTCTTGAATATGCAAACTTTATAGGAGCTGAAACTGTTGCTGTTAGCTGTACAAAACAAGCTAAAATTTCTCAATATGCTAAGTATCATATTGAAGCAGTACCAGGTCCAGAGGTTTTAACAGGTTCAACAAGATTAAAGGCAGGAACAACTCAAAAACTTATCTTAAATATGATCTCTACACTATCTATGGTGTCTGTTGGCAAAGTTTATCAAAATTTGATGGTTGATGTTAAGCCAACTAATGAGAAGCTTGTTGAACGTTCTAAGAATATCATTTGCGAGGCAACAGGGGTTGATTATGAAACAGCTCAAAGGTTCTATACAAAGGCAGCTAAATCTGTAAAAGTAGCTATTGTTATGATCTTAAATGATTGTGATTATGACCAAGCTTTGGCAATATTAAAGAATAATCGTAACTTTATTAAGAGTTAA
- a CDS encoding amino acid permease translates to MHTKSKKLGIFASSAIVAGNMMGSGIALLPSNLAAIGSLTFISWIIASIGAIGLAFVFAKLSATDPQEGGPVAYAGEVAPILGFQSGVLYFNANWIGNLAIAITGVAYLSTFFPELNNPIYAGIATIIIIWIFTAINFFGASWVGRLVSIGVVLLLIPIILTATVGWFFFSSETFINNWNVTHSSNIHGIFSGVLLCVWSFIGVESASVNTNLVKNPRKTIPLATIIGVSIAAIVYFLSCTVISGIFKSDVVAHSGAPFSLVSSFMFGNWAGKAVSIIVAFACLASLSSWMMLTAQAGARASHDGSLPKIFGELNKNDIPVKGLIVTSSGMTLLMLVVMLGSGSTAALFGKVISIAVMMTILPYFYSALNLIDVVEHPVKHFVLTVVAIVAILFCFIAYIGAEDYALVSVTIISLITMIFYVRKDREDFEKRVYKDVHHWQIKGD, encoded by the coding sequence ATGCATACAAAGTCAAAAAAACTTGGAATTTTTGCAAGCTCAGCAATTGTCGCTGGAAATATGATGGGGTCGGGTATAGCTTTATTACCTTCAAACCTAGCGGCAATAGGCTCTTTAACATTTATTAGTTGGATAATAGCCTCAATAGGAGCAATAGGCTTAGCCTTTGTTTTTGCGAAACTTTCTGCGACAGATCCTCAAGAAGGAGGTCCTGTTGCTTATGCTGGTGAAGTAGCTCCTATCTTAGGATTTCAATCTGGAGTTTTATATTTTAATGCTAATTGGATTGGGAACCTTGCTATAGCAATTACAGGGGTTGCTTATCTATCAACATTTTTCCCAGAGCTTAATAATCCAATTTATGCTGGAATAGCTACTATAATTATTATCTGGATATTTACTGCTATAAATTTTTTTGGAGCGAGCTGGGTTGGTAGATTAGTTTCTATAGGTGTTGTTTTGTTGCTTATACCTATAATTTTAACAGCTACCGTTGGTTGGTTTTTTTTCAGCTCAGAAACATTTATAAATAACTGGAATGTCACTCATAGTTCGAATATTCATGGAATTTTTAGTGGTGTGCTACTATGTGTTTGGAGTTTTATTGGAGTTGAAAGTGCTTCTGTTAATACTAATTTAGTTAAGAATCCTCGTAAGACAATTCCTTTGGCTACTATTATAGGGGTTAGTATTGCTGCCATTGTCTATTTTTTATCTTGTACGGTGATATCTGGGATTTTTAAAAGTGATGTGGTTGCACATTCGGGAGCTCCTTTTTCATTAGTGAGTAGTTTTATGTTTGGTAATTGGGCAGGTAAAGCTGTTTCAATAATAGTTGCATTTGCTTGTCTTGCATCTTTAAGCTCATGGATGATGCTTACTGCTCAAGCTGGAGCTAGGGCTTCACATGATGGCTCATTACCAAAAATATTTGGGGAATTAAATAAAAATGATATACCTGTTAAAGGACTAATAGTAACATCATCAGGAATGACTCTTTTAATGCTGGTTGTAATGTTGGGCTCTGGCTCAACGGCTGCATTGTTTGGCAAAGTTATATCAATTGCAGTTATGATGACAATTCTTCCATATTTTTATTCAGCATTAAATCTCATAGATGTTGTTGAGCATCCTGTTAAGCATTTCGTTTTGACTGTTGTAGCTATAGTAGCAATATTGTTTTGTTTTATAGCTTATATTGGTGCAGAAGATTATGCTTTAGTTAGTGTGACTATTATATCCTTAATTACGATGATTTTTTATGTTCGTAAAGATAGGGAAGATTTTGAAAAAAGAGTTTATAAAGATGTTCATCATTGGCAAATAAAAGGTGATTAG
- the ldcC gene encoding lysine decarboxylase LdcC, with protein MRNILFVYSKKLPVHKLEFLQNLESNLIKENYDCLLTTDLNTAAEIVKSNNRVASIILDWDHFELSAFEKLADYNPNLPIFAIGDNHLDIELNLVDFELNLDFLQYDAVLLNDDIEKIINGIDAYYKAIMPPFTKQLMHYINESNYSFCTPGHQQGHGFQKSPVGAAFYDFFGPNVFKSDISISMEEMGSLLDHSGPHKEAEDYVADIFNADRSLIVTNGTSTSNKIVGMYSAGQGDTILVDRNCHKSLTHLMMMVDVNPIYLKPTRNAYGIIGGIPLSEFTSASIEKKLSDHPVAESWPRYCVITNSTYDGIFYNVNKVHQELDVVNLHFDSAWVPYTNFHSIYEGKYGMSIKPKLNHTIFETQSTHKLLAAFSQASMVHVKGHYDNEKLNETFMMHTSTSPFYPIVASCEVSAAMMKGKLGQSLINDCINYALDFRKEIVKLKEESLDWYYDIWQPENIDEQQAWPIDTSSSWHGFNEVEDDYLYLDPVKVTVILPGIDKEHNLEKKGIPASIVAQFLEDHGIIVEKTGPYTMLFLFSIGITRAKSMKLLATLNKFKQMYDQNRLVKDVLPTIYSKHPDFYENIKIQDLCEKQHGLVVKHNLPQVMFHAFDKLPEYTMSPYQAYQKLNKGDVVKVCLDDLLGHTSAVMVLPYPPGIPLIMPGERITLESKVTLDYLLMLKDIGAELPGFEYDIHGLEKGDDGKLYIKVII; from the coding sequence ATGCGAAATATTTTGTTTGTATATAGTAAAAAGCTTCCTGTACATAAATTAGAGTTTTTACAAAACTTAGAATCTAATTTAATTAAAGAAAATTATGACTGTTTGTTAACCACAGATTTGAATACTGCGGCTGAAATTGTTAAATCAAATAATAGAGTTGCAAGTATTATTTTAGATTGGGACCATTTTGAATTATCAGCTTTTGAGAAATTAGCAGACTATAATCCAAACTTACCTATATTCGCTATAGGAGATAATCACTTAGATATCGAGTTAAATTTAGTTGATTTTGAGTTAAACTTAGATTTCTTACAGTATGATGCAGTTCTTTTAAATGATGATATAGAAAAAATAATAAACGGCATAGATGCTTATTATAAAGCAATAATGCCTCCTTTTACAAAACAACTAATGCATTATATAAATGAGAGTAATTATTCATTTTGTACTCCAGGGCATCAGCAAGGACATGGTTTTCAGAAGTCTCCTGTAGGAGCTGCATTTTATGATTTTTTTGGGCCAAATGTTTTTAAGTCTGATATTTCAATATCTATGGAAGAAATGGGAAGTCTTTTAGATCATTCTGGTCCTCATAAGGAAGCTGAGGATTATGTGGCAGATATTTTTAATGCTGATAGATCATTAATAGTTACTAATGGTACTTCAACTTCAAATAAAATTGTTGGGATGTATTCTGCAGGTCAGGGAGACACTATTTTAGTAGATAGAAATTGTCATAAATCTCTTACTCATTTAATGATGATGGTAGATGTTAACCCTATATACCTAAAACCTACGCGAAATGCCTATGGTATAATCGGAGGGATTCCTCTATCAGAGTTCACAAGCGCTTCAATAGAAAAGAAATTATCAGATCATCCTGTAGCTGAGAGCTGGCCTAGATACTGTGTTATAACAAACTCTACTTACGATGGGATTTTTTATAATGTTAATAAAGTACATCAAGAATTAGATGTTGTAAACTTACATTTTGATAGTGCATGGGTTCCTTATACCAACTTCCATTCGATATATGAGGGTAAATATGGAATGTCTATCAAACCAAAGCTAAATCATACTATTTTTGAAACACAATCAACGCACAAGCTGTTAGCTGCCTTTAGCCAAGCATCTATGGTGCATGTTAAAGGTCACTATGATAATGAGAAGCTTAATGAGACTTTTATGATGCATACATCAACTTCTCCATTTTATCCAATTGTAGCAAGTTGTGAGGTGTCTGCTGCGATGATGAAAGGTAAGCTTGGACAGAGCCTAATAAATGATTGTATAAACTATGCTTTAGACTTTCGTAAAGAAATTGTTAAACTTAAAGAGGAGTCATTAGATTGGTATTATGATATTTGGCAGCCAGAAAATATTGATGAGCAACAAGCTTGGCCAATTGATACCTCTTCATCTTGGCATGGTTTTAATGAAGTTGAAGATGATTACTTGTATCTGGATCCTGTTAAAGTTACAGTGATTTTACCAGGTATTGATAAAGAGCATAATTTAGAAAAAAAAGGTATTCCTGCCAGTATTGTAGCTCAGTTTCTCGAGGATCATGGGATTATAGTTGAGAAAACTGGTCCATATACAATGTTATTCTTATTTAGTATAGGAATAACAAGAGCTAAGTCAATGAAGCTACTTGCTACATTAAATAAATTTAAACAAATGTATGATCAAAATAGATTAGTAAAAGACGTTTTACCAACTATATACAGTAAGCATCCTGATTTTTATGAAAATATTAAGATACAAGATCTTTGTGAAAAGCAACATGGTTTAGTTGTTAAACATAACTTGCCGCAAGTTATGTTCCATGCTTTTGATAAATTACCTGAGTATACTATGAGCCCTTATCAGGCTTATCAAAAGTTAAATAAAGGAGACGTTGTAAAGGTTTGTTTAGATGATTTGCTAGGTCATACATCCGCCGTTATGGTTCTTCCTTATCCACCTGGGATACCTCTAATTATGCCAGGAGAAAGAATTACTCTTGAAAGCAAAGTGACGCTTGATTATTTGCTCATGCTTAAAGATATTGGAGCAGAACTTCCAGGGTTCGAGTATGATATTCATGGTTTAGAAAAAGGAGATGATGGGAAGTTGTATATTAAGGTAATAATATAA
- a CDS encoding gamma-glutamylcyclotransferase family protein: MKKISLVAASIVFSSSVFADQCHPQIDSSQQNFIVGYGSLMNDSSRMRTNPQAKNVYPVEVKNFERVWGLRAGGSYRTTGLLVVPKQGEHLNAVYYPVDYKGVKQADKRENFYCRYKIPSSDIKSLGLKNLQKGSYWIYAKQSKDIQRPTKEFPIIQSYVDLFITGCMQIQDRYLIKGFVKECISTTKYWNNETWINDRVNPRRPTDSTPEALQVDKYLAEALGNEYYNHKYE; this comes from the coding sequence GTGAAAAAAATATCATTGGTAGCCGCTTCCATAGTATTCTCCAGTTCTGTTTTTGCAGATCAGTGTCATCCACAAATAGATAGCTCTCAACAAAATTTTATTGTTGGTTATGGCAGTTTGATGAATGATAGCTCAAGAATGAGAACAAATCCTCAGGCAAAAAATGTATATCCTGTGGAAGTTAAAAATTTTGAGAGAGTTTGGGGGTTGAGAGCTGGAGGAAGTTATAGAACGACTGGTTTGTTGGTAGTTCCTAAACAAGGAGAGCATCTAAATGCCGTATACTATCCTGTAGATTATAAGGGTGTGAAACAGGCGGATAAGCGAGAAAATTTTTATTGTAGATATAAGATTCCTTCTAGTGATATTAAGTCTTTAGGTCTAAAAAATCTTCAAAAAGGTAGTTATTGGATATATGCAAAACAATCTAAAGATATTCAAAGACCTACTAAAGAATTTCCAATCATTCAGTCATACGTTGATCTTTTTATAACTGGTTGCATGCAGATTCAAGATCGATATTTAATAAAAGGCTTTGTTAAAGAGTGTATCTCAACTACAAAGTATTGGAATAATGAAACTTGGATTAATGATCGAGTGAATCCTCGCAGACCTACAGACTCTACTCCAGAAGCATTACAGGTTGATAAATATTTGGCTGAGGCTTTAGGAAATGAGTATTATAATCATAAATATGAGTAA
- a CDS encoding cation:proton antiporter yields the protein MNEYFLFSLLTVVAASMSYINTKFLKLPKAIGLTILSISFSAICASLLSDSNFLVVALSSFDFKTTVLDGMLSFLLFANALHFNMIDLKKELKAVFGLASIGLLLSAFVTAVLIYGFCWLIGFEFSFGYCLVFGALISPTDPIAVISTLAGNKSIPKKLKTRVVGESLFNDATGIVLFVVLSNIVFFGSGGEFGTIAGDHNINYAWVITKQIVSEAGGGIALGYIFAKVALIFLKTNKDSETSIFVTLAVASMGYVVAHSLHVSGPIAMVVAGLFIGNNFSDSKKSCPDQVEKIDNFWMVIDNMLNSFLFILIGLELTSIPFNISAFWVGLGGIFIVTIARLISISIPITVVDKKLSKSSAKDNLLVAWSGVRGGISLALALSLPDEGHVIVSITYTVVILSILAQGSTLKIVLNMIYPAKPTKTAANTKN from the coding sequence ATGAATGAATATTTTTTATTTAGCTTATTAACTGTTGTAGCTGCCTCTATGAGCTATATCAATACAAAATTTTTAAAATTACCCAAAGCAATTGGATTAACAATATTATCAATTTCTTTTTCTGCAATTTGTGCTTCTCTTTTAAGTGATTCCAACTTCTTAGTTGTTGCACTATCTAGTTTTGACTTCAAAACAACCGTTTTAGATGGAATGCTTTCATTCCTATTATTTGCCAATGCCTTGCACTTTAATATGATTGACTTAAAGAAAGAATTAAAAGCTGTTTTTGGTTTGGCAAGTATTGGTCTATTACTATCAGCTTTTGTAACTGCTGTTTTAATCTATGGCTTTTGTTGGCTTATAGGCTTTGAATTTAGTTTTGGCTACTGTTTAGTCTTTGGTGCTTTAATATCTCCAACAGACCCAATAGCTGTAATTAGTACTCTTGCAGGTAATAAATCTATTCCTAAAAAATTAAAAACACGTGTTGTTGGTGAATCATTATTTAATGATGCTACTGGTATAGTATTATTCGTTGTACTATCAAATATTGTCTTCTTTGGTAGTGGTGGTGAGTTCGGCACTATTGCTGGAGATCATAATATAAATTATGCATGGGTAATTACTAAACAAATTGTCTCAGAGGCTGGTGGAGGAATAGCACTAGGATATATCTTTGCTAAAGTTGCTCTGATATTCTTAAAAACCAACAAAGATTCTGAAACTTCAATTTTTGTTACCTTAGCAGTAGCTAGTATGGGATATGTAGTTGCTCACAGCTTACATGTATCTGGACCAATTGCGATGGTAGTTGCTGGATTATTTATAGGAAACAACTTTTCAGATAGCAAAAAAAGCTGTCCCGACCAAGTTGAAAAAATAGATAACTTCTGGATGGTTATTGACAACATGCTTAACTCATTTTTGTTTATACTCATTGGTTTAGAATTAACCAGTATTCCATTTAACATTAGCGCATTTTGGGTTGGACTTGGAGGTATATTTATCGTTACTATTGCAAGGTTGATAAGTATTTCCATACCGATAACAGTTGTTGATAAGAAACTCTCAAAAAGCTCAGCTAAAGACAATCTCTTAGTTGCTTGGTCTGGCGTTCGTGGAGGTATTTCTCTTGCATTGGCACTATCACTACCAGACGAAGGGCATGTAATAGTAAGTATTACTTATACTGTAGTTATCCTTTCTATACTAGCTCAAGGATCTACACTAAAAATTGTCTTAAATATGATATATCCTGCTAAGCCAACTAAAACTGCTGCTAATACTAAGAATTAA
- the trpS gene encoding tryptophan--tRNA ligase, protein MSKKIVLTGVTPSGTPHLGNYIGAIKPAIEMSNNDNYSCMYFIADQHSLIKLWDKKLRQQYIHEIAASWLALGLVPSKASFYRQSDIPEIMELTWIISTTTAKGLLNRAHAYKALVDQNSLEDGVDPDKGITMGLFNYPVLMAADILMFDADLVPVGKDQIQHIEIARDIANRFNHIYKKDMLKAPKAMTNEDSQTILGLDGRKMSKSYDNTIPIFSTEKKLRKQVMKIITNSQTPEEKKNPDNCTVFAIYKSIATETETAELRERYLAGGLGWGDAKQILFEKINKYLADAREKYDFYINNPKTVDEILSEGAAKVRPFARNKLDEVKDLIGM, encoded by the coding sequence ATGTCAAAAAAAATAGTTTTAACAGGTGTTACTCCATCTGGAACACCTCATCTTGGTAATTATATTGGTGCTATTAAACCTGCTATAGAAATGTCAAATAATGATAACTATAGTTGCATGTACTTCATCGCAGATCAACACTCTTTAATTAAACTTTGGGATAAGAAACTACGTCAGCAATATATTCACGAAATAGCAGCTTCTTGGCTTGCATTAGGTCTTGTTCCTAGCAAAGCTAGCTTCTACCGTCAATCTGACATCCCAGAAATCATGGAACTTACATGGATAATTAGCACAACAACAGCAAAAGGCCTACTAAACCGAGCTCATGCTTATAAAGCTTTAGTTGACCAAAACTCATTAGAAGATGGTGTTGACCCTGACAAGGGTATAACTATGGGATTATTTAACTATCCTGTACTAATGGCAGCGGATATTCTTATGTTTGACGCAGATTTGGTACCTGTAGGTAAAGATCAAATTCAACATATAGAAATAGCTAGAGATATAGCAAATAGATTTAATCATATTTATAAAAAAGATATGCTTAAAGCTCCTAAAGCTATGACAAATGAAGATAGCCAAACCATACTAGGACTAGATGGTCGTAAAATGTCAAAAAGCTATGACAATACGATCCCTATATTTTCTACAGAAAAAAAACTTAGAAAACAGGTGATGAAGATTATCACAAACTCTCAAACTCCAGAAGAGAAAAAAAATCCTGATAATTGCACAGTTTTTGCTATATATAAAAGTATTGCAACTGAAACAGAAACAGCAGAGTTAAGAGAAAGATACCTTGCTGGTGGGCTTGGTTGGGGAGATGCAAAGCAAATATTATTTGAAAAGATCAACAAATACCTTGCTGATGCTCGTGAAAAATATGATTTCTATATAAACAACCCCAAAACTGTTGATGAAATACTTAGTGAAGGTGCTGCCAAAGTTCGACCATTTGCAAGAAATAAGTTAGACGAAGTTAAAGATCTAATAGGAATGTAA
- the coaE gene encoding dephospho-CoA kinase (Dephospho-CoA kinase (CoaE) performs the final step in coenzyme A biosynthesis.) has protein sequence MSIINTYPIGITGGIASGKSTATRILKEKLDINVVCADTISREITKKPTVIKKIAEKFGNEVIMNKQINRAMLRAIITESKESKKWLEDYLHPVINREIKKQVRESESAMTIVDIPLLGPYNFRHYDYLKKVIVLKADLETRIRRLMERDGKDRQQAVAFINLQISDKEREKIADYVIDNTELSDEELENKLIDTINDITNLTN, from the coding sequence ATGAGCATAATTAACACATACCCTATTGGTATAACAGGCGGTATAGCTAGTGGAAAATCTACAGCAACTAGAATACTGAAAGAAAAGCTAGACATTAATGTTGTTTGCGCTGATACAATAAGTAGAGAAATCACAAAGAAACCAACTGTTATCAAAAAAATAGCTGAGAAATTTGGTAATGAAGTAATAATGAACAAGCAAATTAATAGAGCTATGCTTAGAGCAATTATTACAGAATCCAAAGAATCAAAAAAATGGTTAGAAGATTACTTACACCCTGTCATTAATAGAGAAATCAAAAAACAAGTTAGAGAATCTGAATCTGCTATGACTATCGTTGATATTCCTCTACTTGGCCCATATAACTTTCGCCATTATGATTATTTAAAAAAAGTCATTGTCCTTAAGGCTGACCTAGAAACTAGAATTAGAAGGCTTATGGAACGTGACGGTAAAGATAGACAGCAAGCAGTTGCATTTATAAACTTACAAATATCAGATAAAGAAAGAGAAAAAATTGCTGATTATGTCATCGATAACACTGAACTTAGTGATGAAGAGCTAGAAAATAAGCTAATTGATACAATTAATGACATAACAAACTTGACTAACTAA
- a CDS encoding class I SAM-dependent methyltransferase, which produces MTLKNILIDKLSSGKKLSFREFMQIALYYPEFGYYASNKEKISAQGDFITATSQTSLFARTFARQFSLVISHIGTNCNVIEFGAGQGKFAADCMAELESLESLPYKYIIIELSNDLKQRQQEYIKNNIPHLYNKFIWLNELPKEKIKAVVFANEVLDAMPVDIFKAKNGKLIQQGVSLVDNEFEFTDLDSNDKRFEYEVGRILEDNLSFEDGYTSEINTWIRPWVKSLKDTLLQGVVFLCDYGYHRALYYSKERNMGTLTCYYQHKVNFDPFINIGEQDVTAHVDFTTVAESVVENGFELDGYITQANFLKRANISQVFLDVSKRLESAEQLKYNKDMKELVLNDKLAEIFKVFAFSVEFAPVLDVFDNKDNIDYLL; this is translated from the coding sequence ATGACTCTCAAGAATATTCTGATTGACAAGCTTTCTTCTGGTAAGAAATTATCATTTAGAGAATTTATGCAAATTGCTCTTTATTACCCTGAGTTTGGTTATTATGCATCTAATAAAGAAAAAATTTCTGCCCAGGGAGATTTTATAACAGCTACATCACAAACTTCTTTGTTTGCTAGAACGTTTGCTCGACAGTTTTCTTTGGTGATTTCTCATATTGGTACTAACTGTAATGTTATTGAATTTGGTGCTGGCCAAGGCAAGTTTGCTGCTGATTGTATGGCTGAACTTGAGAGCTTAGAATCTTTGCCTTATAAATATATAATAATTGAGCTAAGTAATGATTTGAAACAAAGACAACAAGAGTATATTAAAAATAATATTCCACATTTGTATAATAAGTTTATTTGGCTTAATGAGTTACCAAAAGAAAAGATAAAAGCAGTGGTCTTTGCTAATGAAGTTTTGGATGCTATGCCTGTTGATATTTTTAAAGCAAAAAATGGTAAGTTGATTCAACAAGGTGTAAGTTTAGTAGATAATGAATTTGAATTTACTGATTTGGATTCTAATGATAAACGTTTTGAATATGAAGTAGGCCGAATTTTAGAAGATAATCTTAGTTTTGAAGATGGTTATACAAGTGAAATAAATACATGGATAAGACCGTGGGTTAAGTCTTTAAAAGATACATTGTTACAAGGTGTGGTTTTTTTATGTGATTATGGCTATCACAGGGCTTTGTATTATTCTAAAGAAAGAAATATGGGAACACTTACTTGCTATTATCAACATAAAGTTAATTTTGATCCTTTTATAAATATCGGTGAGCAAGATGTTACTGCCCATGTTGATTTTACAACCGTTGCAGAATCTGTAGTTGAAAATGGTTTTGAATTAGATGGATATATTACGCAAGCGAATTTTTTGAAAAGAGCAAATATATCTCAAGTTTTTTTAGATGTTTCCAAAAGGTTAGAGAGTGCAGAGCAGTTGAAGTATAATAAAGATATGAAAGAGCTTGTCTTAAATGATAAGCTAGCTGAAATATTTAAAGTTTTTGCTTTTTCGGTTGAATTTGCTCCTGTTTTAGATGTTTTTGATAACAAAGATAATATTGATTATTTATTATAA
- a CDS encoding phosphomannomutase/phosphoglucomutase: protein MYKNIESLPEHIFRAYDIRGVVPSDLNEEVVFNIGLAYGTKAKELNQNVVAIARDGRLSGPALLAALQKGILTAGCDVINIGAVPTPVLYFAAKKLTNGTGIMLTGSHNPGDYNGLKMTIADNTLANEEVLELKNLVKSNIFANGHGDVEYKDVSNSYIDYILDRESLDKKLKVVVDAGNGIAGEIALKLFERLGCDVSKMYCEVDGSFPNHHPDPSKLENLQDLIEKVKEEKADVGLAFDGDGDRLGLVTNSGDIIAADRQLMLYAKDVLETVSGASILYDVKSTKNIDGFIKNLGGRSEMYKTGHALIKKKMKVDKVDLAGEMSGHVFFNDRWPGFDDGLYTGVRLLNILAKTDKNLDQLFMEIPNSIATPEINIDVSEDEKFKIVNTILETCQKEFSNAKIIDIDGVRVEFEKGWALLRASNTTPCLVLRFEADNAKQLDIVRSEFMAVVNKVLKSFG, encoded by the coding sequence ATGTATAAAAATATAGAGAGTTTACCAGAGCATATTTTTAGAGCTTATGATATTAGAGGGGTCGTTCCATCTGATTTGAATGAAGAGGTTGTTTTTAATATAGGTTTAGCTTATGGTACAAAAGCCAAGGAACTTAATCAGAATGTAGTCGCTATAGCTAGAGATGGTCGCTTATCTGGACCAGCTTTGCTTGCTGCTCTACAAAAGGGAATATTAACAGCTGGTTGTGATGTTATAAATATTGGTGCAGTACCAACTCCTGTTTTATATTTTGCAGCTAAGAAGTTGACAAATGGTACAGGTATTATGTTAACGGGAAGCCATAATCCAGGTGATTATAATGGTTTGAAAATGACTATAGCTGATAATACGCTGGCAAATGAAGAAGTTTTAGAATTAAAGAATCTAGTTAAATCAAATATTTTTGCTAATGGCCATGGAGACGTTGAATACAAAGATGTTTCTAATAGCTATATTGATTATATTCTTGATAGAGAAAGTCTGGATAAAAAACTAAAGGTTGTTGTTGATGCTGGTAATGGTATAGCAGGTGAGATAGCACTAAAACTTTTTGAAAGATTAGGGTGTGATGTCTCTAAAATGTATTGTGAAGTTGATGGGAGCTTTCCTAATCATCATCCAGACCCGAGTAAGCTTGAGAATTTACAAGATTTGATTGAAAAAGTTAAAGAAGAAAAAGCTGATGTTGGTTTAGCTTTTGATGGTGATGGAGACAGACTGGGATTAGTTACAAATAGTGGAGATATTATTGCAGCTGATAGACAGTTGATGTTATACGCAAAAGATGTACTTGAAACAGTTTCTGGAGCATCAATACTATACGATGTTAAATCAACTAAAAATATAGATGGTTTTATAAAAAATCTTGGGGGTAGGTCTGAAATGTACAAAACAGGACATGCGCTTATTAAGAAAAAAATGAAAGTTGATAAAGTTGATTTGGCTGGTGAGATGAGTGGTCATGTGTTTTTTAATGATAGGTGGCCGGGTTTTGACGATGGTTTATATACAGGTGTTAGGCTGTTAAACATTCTTGCAAAAACAGATAAAAACTTAGATCAATTGTTTATGGAGATACCAAATAGTATAGCTACTCCAGAAATCAATATAGATGTTTCAGAGGATGAAAAGTTTAAAATTGTAAATACTATTCTTGAAACATGTCAAAAAGAGTTTTCAAATGCTAAAATTATAGATATAGATGGCGTCAGAGTAGAGTTTGAGAAAGGTTGGGCTTTACTTAGAGCATCAAACACAACGCCGTGTCTTGTTTTAAGGTTTGAAGCAGATAATGCTAAACAGCTTGATATTGTTAGATCAGAGTTTATGGCAGTGGTAAATAAGGTTTTAAAGAGCTTTGGTTAA